A single Kiloniellales bacterium DNA region contains:
- a CDS encoding (2Fe-2S)-binding protein: MIQISVNGKTAQLDVDPDTPLLWALRDELRLTGTKFGCGIAQCGACTVYLDGQPVRSCQLQVGDLDGEAVTTIEALAGKQADAIRSAWRELDVPQCGYCQSGQIMSATALLTETPKPSDEDIDLAMSGNVCRCATYHRIRAAIHRAADILEG, translated from the coding sequence ATGATCCAGATCTCGGTCAACGGCAAGACCGCCCAGCTCGACGTCGACCCCGACACGCCCCTCCTCTGGGCCCTGCGCGACGAGCTGCGCCTTACCGGCACCAAGTTCGGCTGCGGCATCGCCCAGTGCGGGGCCTGCACCGTCTACCTCGACGGCCAGCCGGTGCGCTCCTGCCAGCTGCAGGTCGGCGATCTCGACGGCGAGGCGGTCACCACGATCGAGGCCCTGGCGGGCAAGCAGGCCGACGCGATCCGCTCCGCCTGGCGTGAGCTCGACGTTCCCCAGTGCGGATACTGCCAGTCCGGCCAGATCATGAGCGCGACGGCCCTGCTGACCGAGACGCCGAAGCCGAGCGACGAGGACATCGACCTCGCCATGAGCGGCAACGTCTGCCGCTGCGCGACCTATCACCGCATCCGCGCCGCGATCCACCGCGCGGCCGACATCCTGGAGGGCTGA
- a CDS encoding GNAT family N-acetyltransferase, producing the protein MTLAFREITADDLPAVFELRVSTIENAITLEELERDYGITPESLAEAMKTDVRGWLCEADGRVVGFSMGDRSNGEVQVVAVLPGYERRGIGKGVLQRVQDWLYDSGHEEVWLYANQDPNIRATGFYRRLGWQKTGQTRGEDEVLMRRKPRIGTEPLG; encoded by the coding sequence ATGACCCTCGCCTTTCGTGAAATTACCGCGGACGACCTGCCGGCGGTCTTCGAGCTCCGCGTCTCGACGATCGAGAACGCCATCACCCTGGAGGAACTGGAAAGGGACTACGGCATCACGCCGGAGAGTCTGGCCGAGGCCATGAAGACCGACGTGAGGGGCTGGCTCTGCGAGGCCGACGGCAGGGTTGTCGGCTTCTCCATGGGCGACCGCTCGAACGGCGAGGTCCAGGTCGTCGCCGTCCTGCCCGGCTATGAGCGCCGGGGCATCGGCAAGGGCGTGCTGCAGCGGGTGCAGGACTGGCTCTATGACTCGGGGCACGAGGAGGTTTGGCTCTACGCCAACCAGGATCCGAACATCCGCGCCACCGGCTTCTATCGCAGGCTCGGCTGGCAGAAGACGGGTCAGACGAGGGGCGAAGACGAGGTCCTGATGCGCCGAAAGCCCCGGATCGGCACCGAGCCCCTTGGGTAG
- the tauD gene encoding taurine dioxygenase yields MISDRDKGIAMGSGTVSIDPLTPTVGAEISGVDLSGRLDHGTLDALYQALLDHLVIFFRDQEIAPSAQLAFAESFGAIDRPHPVYPHAAGHPNVVLLQSGPDKKPDTNQWHTDLTFYENPPFASVLYAKEVPATGGDTLWASMIAAYEALPAEIKSLIEDLEAVHDLGDFRNDYLAKGGVKALDEALAREGSAVHPVAPRHPVTGRRCLYVNQPFTRMIVGMDLRDGDRLLRYLLDHIDRPEFQVRFRWRPGSLAMWDNRVTQHYAVNDYYPQRRTMHRVTVVDDRRAREGWRKAG; encoded by the coding sequence GTGATCTCGGACAGAGACAAGGGCATCGCCATGGGCAGTGGAACAGTTTCGATCGATCCCTTGACGCCGACCGTCGGCGCCGAAATCTCCGGGGTGGATCTGTCAGGGCGTCTGGATCATGGCACCCTCGACGCGCTCTACCAGGCGCTGCTGGACCATCTGGTGATCTTCTTCCGCGACCAGGAGATCGCGCCGTCGGCCCAGCTCGCCTTCGCCGAGAGCTTTGGCGCCATCGACCGGCCGCACCCAGTCTATCCCCATGCCGCGGGCCATCCCAACGTGGTGCTGCTGCAGAGCGGCCCGGACAAGAAGCCCGACACCAATCAGTGGCACACGGACTTGACCTTCTACGAGAACCCGCCCTTCGCCTCGGTCCTCTACGCCAAGGAGGTGCCGGCCACCGGCGGCGACACGCTCTGGGCCTCCATGATCGCCGCCTACGAGGCCCTGCCGGCCGAGATCAAGAGCCTGATCGAAGACCTCGAGGCGGTCCACGACCTGGGCGACTTCCGCAACGACTACCTTGCCAAGGGCGGCGTCAAAGCGCTCGACGAAGCCCTGGCCCGGGAGGGCTCGGCGGTCCATCCCGTCGCGCCGCGGCACCCGGTGACCGGGCGTCGCTGCCTCTACGTCAACCAGCCCTTCACCCGCATGATCGTCGGCATGGACCTGCGTGACGGCGACCGCTTGCTGCGCTACCTGCTCGATCACATCGACCGGCCGGAGTTCCAGGTGCGCTTCCGCTGGCGCCCCGGTTCGCTCGCCATGTGGGACAACCGGGTCACCCAGCACTACGCAGTCAACGACTACTATCCCCAGCGCCGAACCATGCACCGCGTCACCGTGGTCGACGACCGTCGGGCGCGGGAAGGGTGGCGGAAAGCTGGATGA
- a CDS encoding DUF2142 domain-containing protein, which produces MWSILRLGPRLALPVSVSFVKAVARLLTISSLLERPERLYLAIGAVFGLAYLALMPPMAMTDEPWNFVRAYEVATGNWTGSETLPEGLRAFREIAFEHVKSGEPFTSAEWRALAGTPLLSDQLVPHDNPTEIVLRIHNPLAYIPYAPSMWAGLAFDLPPIAILYLCRATTLILGLCLMFLALRSVPARHPLFLLIALTPTAVCYLGTINIDAFLTGVAFLFCVRVSNIAGGDGRLDRASLAQLAALGALFGVFKAPYILLPLLAVLIPVEKFGSMRAKARAMAVLLLPGLAIALVWALVVKTQMIGDLTYSADGRGGVRSGEQLGRLLVAPWEFLLVLFRTIANPDFVGQASADIVAHIGWRLVSPPVWIYVLWFAALVHLASGDRVDLGRMTSAVGLGAQTGLFVAIVVAALFFLYLQWSPVGSPSVVGFQGRYLLPTLPLLLYLPFLRIDVFGSRQRRLGCVAVCAVAIQSGVIFAVIDQFH; this is translated from the coding sequence TTGTGGTCGATCCTGAGACTCGGCCCGCGTCTCGCATTGCCAGTGTCCGTTTCTTTCGTGAAGGCTGTGGCAAGACTCCTGACGATTTCATCCCTGCTTGAACGGCCGGAGCGCTTGTATCTGGCGATCGGAGCGGTCTTCGGCCTCGCCTACCTCGCCCTGATGCCGCCGATGGCGATGACTGACGAACCGTGGAACTTTGTCCGCGCTTATGAAGTGGCGACCGGCAATTGGACAGGCTCGGAAACGCTCCCGGAGGGACTTCGTGCCTTCCGCGAAATCGCCTTCGAGCATGTCAAGAGCGGTGAGCCCTTCACTTCGGCGGAGTGGCGAGCGCTGGCGGGTACGCCGCTGCTGAGCGATCAGCTCGTCCCACACGACAACCCGACGGAAATCGTTCTGCGCATCCACAATCCGCTCGCCTACATCCCCTATGCGCCCTCCATGTGGGCCGGCCTCGCCTTCGATCTGCCGCCGATCGCCATCTTGTATCTCTGCCGGGCGACGACATTGATCCTCGGTCTCTGTCTGATGTTCCTGGCCTTGAGAAGCGTCCCGGCCCGCCACCCGCTTTTCCTTTTGATCGCGCTGACGCCTACGGCCGTGTGCTATCTCGGCACGATCAACATCGACGCGTTTCTCACCGGCGTTGCCTTCCTCTTCTGCGTGCGCGTGTCCAACATCGCCGGCGGTGACGGGCGCCTGGACCGCGCATCCTTGGCGCAGTTGGCGGCGCTGGGCGCTCTCTTCGGTGTCTTCAAGGCCCCCTACATCCTCTTGCCGCTGCTGGCGGTGCTGATCCCGGTCGAGAAGTTCGGATCGATGAGGGCGAAGGCCCGGGCCATGGCCGTCCTGCTCCTGCCCGGCCTCGCGATCGCGCTTGTCTGGGCGCTGGTCGTCAAGACACAGATGATCGGCGACCTCACCTACAGCGCCGATGGCAGGGGAGGGGTGCGGTCCGGGGAGCAGCTGGGACGCCTGCTCGTGGCCCCTTGGGAGTTCCTGCTCGTCCTTTTCCGGACAATTGCCAACCCGGACTTCGTTGGACAGGCGAGCGCGGATATCGTCGCCCACATCGGTTGGCGTTTGGTGTCGCCGCCTGTCTGGATCTATGTGCTCTGGTTTGCGGCCCTCGTTCACCTCGCGTCCGGCGACCGCGTGGATCTCGGCCGCATGACGTCGGCTGTAGGGCTCGGCGCGCAGACGGGTCTCTTCGTCGCGATCGTTGTCGCGGCGTTGTTCTTTCTGTACCTGCAATGGTCGCCCGTCGGGTCTCCCTCGGTCGTCGGCTTTCAGGGCCGCTATCTCCTGCCGACCCTGCCGCTCTTGCTCTACTTGCCGTTCTTGAGGATCGACGTCTTCGGATCCAGACAGCGGCGTCTGGGCTGCGTTGCGGTCTGTGCCGTCGCCATCCAATCCGGCGTGATCTTCGCGGTCATCGACCAATTCCACTGA
- a CDS encoding 2-hydroxychromene-2-carboxylate isomerase, with protein MAEAIDFYFDFSSPYGYLAAERIDALGRKHGRRVTWRPFLIGVVFKATGSEPLLDIPLKGAYARTDLERAARLMGVNFTLPSPFPFMSVAASRAFYWLDDQDPGLARDFAKAVYRASFAEGRDMSGAAAVVSVAAGLGVDGEALSAALQDQAVKDRLRAEVDGAIERGVFGSPFILIDGEPFWGHDRLDHVDRWLETGGW; from the coding sequence ATGGCCGAGGCGATCGATTTCTATTTCGATTTTTCCAGTCCCTACGGCTATCTAGCGGCCGAACGGATCGATGCGTTGGGCCGGAAGCACGGGCGGCGCGTGACCTGGCGACCGTTCCTGATCGGCGTTGTGTTCAAGGCCACGGGCAGCGAACCGCTGCTCGATATCCCCCTGAAGGGCGCCTACGCGCGCACCGACCTGGAACGGGCGGCGCGCCTCATGGGCGTAAACTTCACCTTGCCGTCGCCCTTTCCCTTCATGTCGGTGGCCGCCTCGAGAGCATTCTATTGGCTGGACGACCAGGATCCCGGCTTGGCCCGGGACTTCGCCAAGGCGGTCTATCGGGCTTCCTTCGCCGAGGGCCGCGACATGAGCGGCGCCGCCGCGGTCGTGTCGGTCGCCGCGGGTCTCGGAGTCGACGGCGAAGCCCTCTCGGCCGCGCTCCAGGACCAGGCGGTGAAGGACCGCCTGCGTGCCGAGGTCGACGGGGCGATCGAACGGGGCGTCTTCGGGTCGCCCTTCATCCTGATCGACGGCGAGCCCTTCTGGGGCCACGACCGCCTCGACCATGTCGACCGCTGGCTGGAGACCGGGGGCTGGTAG
- a CDS encoding threonine dehydratase: protein MFTLTDLQEAADLVHRHVPPTPQHAWPLLRERTGCQVWVKHENHTPIGAFKLRGGLTYLSDLKARDPAIKGVIAATRGNHGQSIATAAGLLGLSATVVVPEGNSVEKNAAMKAQGAELVVQGHDFQAALEYAKERAEAESLAMVESFCPELVKGVASYGLELFTAVPDLEAVYVPIGLGSGICGVMAARDAIGSKAEVIGVVAENAPCYALSYAKGEPVSTNVADTMADGMACRVPVAEAVALINAGAARIVKVSDDEIKVAMRAYFSDTHNVAEGAGAAPLAALLQEKDAMAGKKVAVVLSGGNIDKDVYREILDGGIAAED from the coding sequence ATGTTCACCCTCACCGACCTTCAGGAAGCCGCCGATCTGGTTCACCGTCATGTGCCGCCGACGCCGCAGCATGCCTGGCCGCTGCTGCGCGAGCGCACCGGCTGCCAGGTCTGGGTCAAGCACGAGAACCACACGCCGATCGGCGCCTTCAAGCTGCGCGGCGGCCTGACCTACCTGAGCGACCTCAAGGCGCGCGATCCGGCGATCAAGGGCGTGATCGCCGCGACCCGCGGCAACCACGGGCAGTCGATCGCCACGGCGGCCGGGCTGCTCGGCCTTTCCGCCACCGTCGTCGTGCCCGAGGGCAACAGCGTCGAAAAGAACGCGGCCATGAAGGCGCAGGGCGCGGAACTCGTGGTCCAGGGCCACGACTTCCAGGCCGCCCTCGAGTATGCCAAGGAGCGCGCCGAGGCCGAGAGCCTCGCCATGGTCGAGTCCTTCTGTCCGGAGCTGGTGAAGGGCGTCGCCTCTTACGGCCTCGAGCTCTTCACCGCGGTGCCCGACCTGGAGGCGGTCTACGTGCCGATCGGCCTGGGCTCGGGCATCTGCGGCGTCATGGCGGCGCGCGACGCCATCGGCAGCAAGGCCGAAGTGATCGGCGTGGTCGCCGAGAACGCGCCCTGCTACGCGCTTTCCTACGCCAAGGGCGAGCCGGTCTCGACCAATGTCGCCGACACCATGGCCGACGGCATGGCCTGCCGGGTGCCCGTGGCCGAGGCGGTCGCCCTGATCAACGCCGGCGCCGCGCGGATCGTCAAGGTCTCCGACGACGAGATCAAGGTGGCCATGCGCGCCTACTTCAGCGACACCCACAATGTCGCCGAGGGCGCCGGCGCGGCGCCTCTGGCCGCCCTGCTCCAAGAGAAGGACGCCATGGCCGGCAAGAAAGTCGCGGTCGTGCTCTCGGGCGGCAACATCGACAAGGATGTTTACCGCGAGATCCTCGATGGCGGGATCGCCGCCGAAGATTAG
- a CDS encoding xanthine dehydrogenase family protein molybdopterin-binding subunit: MRAIDRTALAPSRRGFLKLSAAAAGGLLIGHHLAGGLSAAAQAAETAPNFTPFVRIGNDGLVTVFSKHLDKGQGIATGLATLVADELDATWDQMRADFAPANNELYKNLFFGIQGTGGSTAIPNSFEQYRKAGATARAMLVKAAAGRWNVPAGEITVERGLITHASGKSATFGDLADEAAALQVPQEVTLKTPDQWVHIGKTFPRLDTINKTLGAPDTYGMDLQLDDMLVAVTARAPKWGATVKSFDAAAAEAVKGVVGVIQVPQGVTVLATSTWPAIKARDLLKIDWDFSAAETRSTAQLDAEYRTLADQEGLVFRNDGDAAAAVAGAAEVLEGTYSFPYLAHAPMEPIDIAILFKDGKATLWTGSQLQTSDQGTAAAVLGIEPKDVAINTLWAGGSFGRRAIYDSHYAAEAAAIAKVWGKPQPIKLVYTREDDIKGGYYRPMYVHKVRAGLDGDGKLVGWHHRIVGQSILTGSIFEQFLVHEGIDKTSVEGVKDATYAIPNIRGELQTTQVGVPGLWWRAVGHTHTAYVMETMIDRAAKAAGRDPVDFRLELLKDDARKTGVLKLVAEKSGWGTELPKGRWRGVAVQKSFSTYVAEVAEVSLRDDGTVKVEKVWCAVDCGIAVNPDNIKSQMEGGIGYGLGAILRNEVTLSDGAVDQANFDDYEPLRMEDMPDIEVHILPSTEAPTGVGEPGTPPIGPAVANAIAAATGKWPEALPLSRDGLV; this comes from the coding sequence ATGCGTGCGATCGATAGGACTGCACTCGCCCCCTCCCGCCGCGGCTTCCTCAAGCTGAGCGCCGCCGCGGCCGGCGGCCTCCTGATCGGCCATCACCTCGCAGGCGGTCTGAGCGCAGCGGCACAAGCCGCTGAAACCGCGCCGAACTTTACGCCCTTCGTCCGCATCGGCAACGACGGGCTGGTGACCGTCTTCTCCAAGCACCTGGACAAGGGCCAGGGCATCGCCACGGGTCTGGCGACCCTGGTCGCCGACGAGCTCGACGCCACCTGGGACCAGATGCGCGCCGACTTCGCGCCGGCCAACAACGAGCTTTACAAGAACCTCTTCTTCGGAATCCAGGGCACCGGCGGCTCGACCGCCATCCCCAACTCCTTCGAGCAGTACCGCAAGGCGGGCGCGACGGCGCGTGCCATGCTGGTCAAGGCAGCGGCCGGGCGCTGGAATGTTCCGGCCGGCGAGATAACCGTAGAGCGCGGCCTGATCACCCACGCGAGCGGCAAGTCGGCGACCTTCGGCGATCTGGCGGACGAGGCCGCCGCGCTGCAGGTGCCCCAGGAGGTGACGCTGAAGACACCCGACCAGTGGGTCCACATCGGCAAGACCTTCCCCCGCCTCGACACGATCAACAAGACTCTCGGCGCCCCCGACACTTACGGCATGGACCTGCAGCTCGACGACATGCTGGTCGCCGTCACCGCGCGCGCGCCGAAGTGGGGCGCGACGGTGAAGTCCTTCGACGCCGCCGCGGCCGAGGCGGTCAAAGGCGTCGTCGGCGTGATCCAGGTGCCCCAGGGCGTGACCGTCCTCGCGACCTCGACCTGGCCCGCGATCAAGGCGCGCGACCTGCTCAAGATCGATTGGGATTTCTCGGCTGCCGAGACCCGGTCGACCGCGCAGCTCGATGCCGAGTACCGGACGCTGGCCGATCAGGAAGGGCTGGTGTTCCGCAACGACGGCGACGCGGCCGCGGCCGTCGCCGGCGCGGCTGAAGTGCTCGAGGGCACCTACAGCTTCCCCTACCTGGCCCACGCGCCCATGGAACCGATCGACATCGCCATCCTCTTCAAGGATGGCAAGGCGACGCTCTGGACCGGATCGCAGCTGCAGACCAGCGACCAGGGGACAGCGGCCGCGGTGCTCGGGATCGAGCCGAAAGACGTCGCGATCAACACCCTCTGGGCCGGCGGCTCCTTCGGCCGGCGGGCGATCTACGATTCCCACTACGCCGCCGAGGCCGCGGCCATCGCCAAGGTCTGGGGGAAACCCCAGCCGATCAAGCTGGTCTACACCCGCGAGGACGACATCAAGGGCGGCTACTACCGGCCCATGTACGTACACAAGGTGCGCGCCGGGCTAGACGGCGACGGCAAGCTGGTCGGCTGGCATCACCGCATCGTCGGCCAGTCGATCCTGACCGGCTCGATCTTCGAGCAGTTCCTGGTCCACGAGGGCATCGACAAGACCTCGGTCGAGGGCGTGAAGGACGCGACCTACGCCATCCCCAACATCCGGGGCGAGCTCCAGACCACCCAGGTCGGGGTGCCCGGCCTCTGGTGGCGGGCGGTCGGCCACACCCACACGGCCTACGTCATGGAGACCATGATCGACCGCGCGGCTAAGGCGGCGGGCCGGGACCCCGTGGATTTCCGCCTGGAGCTGCTGAAGGACGACGCGCGCAAGACCGGCGTGCTGAAGCTGGTGGCGGAGAAGTCGGGCTGGGGCACCGAGCTACCCAAGGGACGCTGGCGCGGCGTCGCGGTGCAGAAGTCCTTCAGCACCTACGTCGCCGAGGTCGCCGAGGTCTCTCTTCGGGACGACGGCACGGTCAAGGTCGAGAAGGTCTGGTGCGCGGTCGACTGCGGCATCGCCGTCAACCCGGACAACATCAAGAGCCAGATGGAAGGCGGCATCGGCTACGGCCTGGGCGCGATCCTGCGCAACGAGGTCACGCTGAGCGACGGCGCGGTCGACCAAGCCAACTTCGACGACTACGAGCCGCTTCGGATGGAGGACATGCCCGACATCGAGGTCCACATCCTGCCCTCCACCGAGGCACCGACCGGCGTCGGCGAGCCGGGCACGCCGCCGATCGGCCCGGCGGTCGCCAACGCCATCGCCGCCGCGACCGGCAAGTGGCCGGAGGCCTTGCCGCTGTCCCGCGACGGACTGGTGTAA
- a CDS encoding SPOR domain-containing protein — MAVLPVFAVLAVTASSPAEAGDAGKAEAPQAETSVTDHLIDRVIARADGMLDRQDVESARLLYRLAASQGSAKAAARLAASYDPEELEALGIEPQFADAVAAADWYRTAIEEGYPEAAAALERLLAAHEKAVESPPPAKAPVTSAALPVAGAAPLGAKGKAYWIQLASLPNSATAERERVRLKQGLGALLGSKDLRLQERQPGGRTMFGVQTGPFEDRAEADALCELLKAKRQDCFVVW, encoded by the coding sequence GTGGCGGTTCTGCCTGTGTTCGCCGTCCTCGCCGTGACGGCGTCCTCCCCCGCGGAGGCCGGTGACGCGGGGAAGGCGGAGGCGCCGCAAGCCGAGACCAGCGTAACCGACCACTTGATCGACCGGGTGATCGCGCGGGCCGACGGAATGCTCGACCGCCAGGACGTCGAGTCGGCGCGCCTGCTCTACAGGCTGGCCGCGTCCCAGGGCAGCGCCAAGGCCGCGGCCAGGCTCGCCGCCAGCTACGACCCGGAGGAGCTCGAAGCCCTGGGCATCGAGCCGCAGTTCGCCGATGCCGTAGCAGCGGCGGACTGGTACCGGACGGCGATCGAAGAGGGTTACCCCGAGGCGGCGGCCGCGCTCGAGCGCCTGCTCGCAGCGCACGAGAAAGCGGTTGAATCGCCGCCGCCGGCGAAGGCGCCGGTGACCTCCGCCGCTCTGCCGGTGGCCGGCGCGGCGCCACTCGGCGCGAAGGGCAAGGCCTACTGGATCCAGCTCGCCTCCCTCCCGAACAGCGCGACCGCCGAACGGGAGCGCGTCCGACTGAAGCAGGGTCTCGGGGCTCTCCTGGGCAGCAAGGACCTGCGCCTGCAGGAGCGGCAGCCCGGCGGGCGAACCATGTTCGGTGTGCAGACCGGTCCCTTCGAGGACCGGGCCGAGGCCGATGCGCTTTGCGAACTGCTCAAAGCCAAGCGGCAAGATTGCTTCGTGGTCTGGTGA
- a CDS encoding acyl-CoA dehydrogenase family protein, giving the protein EKVGNHYVLNGVKQFITSGREADLAIAFAVTDPAAGKKGISAFIVPTDTAGYTVASVENKLGQKASDTCQIVFEDMKLTPDLLLGEEGQGYRIALSNLEGGRIGIAAQSVGMARAAYEAALAYAREREAFGGPILDLQAVSFRLADMATRLHAAELMVIEAARLRDAGRPCLKEAAMAKLFASEMAEKVCSDAIQIHGGYGYLTDYPVERIYRDVRVCQIYEGTSDIQRLIIGRQIAAS; this is encoded by the coding sequence GAGAAGGTCGGCAATCACTACGTGCTGAACGGGGTGAAGCAGTTCATCACCTCCGGCCGCGAGGCCGACCTCGCCATCGCCTTCGCGGTGACCGATCCGGCGGCCGGCAAGAAGGGCATCTCGGCCTTCATTGTGCCGACCGATACGGCCGGCTACACGGTCGCGAGCGTCGAGAACAAGCTCGGGCAGAAGGCCTCCGATACCTGCCAGATCGTCTTCGAGGACATGAAGCTGACGCCGGACCTCCTGCTCGGCGAGGAAGGACAGGGCTACCGCATCGCCCTTTCCAACCTCGAGGGCGGCCGGATCGGCATCGCAGCCCAGTCGGTCGGCATGGCGCGCGCCGCTTACGAGGCTGCGCTCGCCTACGCCCGGGAGCGCGAGGCCTTCGGCGGGCCGATCCTCGACCTGCAGGCGGTCTCCTTCCGCCTCGCCGACATGGCGACCCGGCTGCACGCCGCCGAGCTGATGGTGATCGAGGCGGCGCGCTTGCGCGACGCCGGCCGGCCCTGCCTCAAGGAGGCGGCTATGGCCAAACTCTTCGCCTCGGAGATGGCGGAGAAGGTCTGTTCCGATGCGATCCAGATCCACGGTGGATACGGCTACCTCACCGACTACCCGGTCGAGCGCATCTACCGCGACGTCCGGGTTTGCCAGATCTACGAAGGCACCTCCGACATCCAGCGCCTGATCATTGGACGCCAGATCGCCGCCTCCTGA